One part of the Mycolicibacterium aromaticivorans JS19b1 = JCM 16368 genome encodes these proteins:
- the rplJ gene encoding 50S ribosomal protein L10, whose protein sequence is MAKPEKATAVADIAEKFKEATATVVTEYRGLTVSNLAELRRSLGAGTSYTVAKNTLVKRAASEAGVEGLDELFAGPTAIAFIQGEPVDAAKAIKKFAKENKALVIKGGYMDGRALTVSEVERIADLESREVLLSKLAGAMKAKQSQAAALFVAPASQVARLAAALQEKKAAEGSAEPAA, encoded by the coding sequence ATGGCTAAGCCTGAAAAGGCCACCGCGGTCGCCGACATCGCCGAGAAGTTCAAGGAGGCGACGGCCACCGTTGTCACCGAGTACCGCGGCCTGACGGTGTCCAACCTTGCCGAGCTGCGTAGGTCGCTGGGTGCCGGAACCAGCTACACCGTTGCCAAGAACACCTTGGTGAAGCGGGCGGCGTCCGAGGCGGGTGTCGAGGGTCTTGACGAACTCTTCGCCGGTCCGACCGCCATCGCGTTCATCCAGGGCGAGCCCGTCGACGCCGCCAAGGCGATCAAGAAGTTCGCCAAGGAAAACAAGGCACTGGTCATCAAGGGCGGCTACATGGACGGTCGCGCGCTGACCGTCTCCGAGGTCGAGCGCATCGCCGATCTCGAGTCGCGCGAGGTACTGCTGTCCAAGCTGGCCGGCGCAATGAAGGCGAAGCAGTCCCAGGCCGCGGCGCTGTTCGTGGCGCCCGCGTCCCAGGTCGCACGCCTGGCCGCAGCTCTGCAAGAGAAGAAGGCTGCAGAGGGTTCCGCAGAACCCGCTGCCTGA
- the rplL gene encoding 50S ribosomal protein L7/L12 — translation MAKLSTDELLDAFKEMTLLELSEFVKQFEETFDVTAAAPVAVAAAGPAAGGAAAEAAEEQSEFDVILEGAGDKKIGVIKVVREIVSGLGLKEAKDLVDGAPKPLLEKVNKEAAEDAKAKLEAAGATVTVK, via the coding sequence ATGGCAAAGCTGTCCACCGACGAACTGCTCGACGCGTTCAAGGAAATGACCCTGCTGGAGCTCTCTGAGTTCGTGAAGCAGTTCGAGGAGACCTTCGACGTCACCGCCGCCGCCCCGGTCGCCGTTGCGGCTGCCGGCCCCGCCGCCGGTGGCGCTGCCGCCGAGGCCGCCGAGGAGCAGTCGGAATTCGACGTCATCCTCGAGGGTGCCGGCGACAAGAAGATCGGCGTCATCAAGGTCGTCCGTGAGATCGTCTCCGGCCTGGGCCTCAAGGAAGCCAAGGACCTCGTCGACGGCGCCCCCAAGCCGCTGCTGGAGAAGGTCAACAAGGAAGCCGCCGAGGACGCCAAGGCAAAGCTCGAGGCTGCCGGCGCGACGGTCACCGTCAAGTAG
- a CDS encoding ABC transporter ATP-binding protein gives MGIAIQVEGLTKSFGSQRIWEDVTLDIPAGEVSVLLGPSGTGKSVFLKSLIGLLRPERGKIIVDGTNIIECSAKELYEIRTLFGVMFQDGALFGSMNLFDNTAFPLREHTKKKESEIRQIVMEKLDMVGLGGDENKFPGEISGGMRKRAGLARSLVLDPQIILCDEPDSGLDPVRTAYLSQLLIDINAQIDATILIVTHNINIARTVPDNIGMLFRKHLVMFGPREVLLTSDEPVVRQFLNGRRIGPIGMSEEKDEAQMAEEQAMVDAGHHDGGVEEIEGVPPQLTVTPGIPERDAVRRRQERVRQILHTLPPAAQEAIRDDLDGTHKLPSHTFAGEDGN, from the coding sequence GTGGGTATTGCTATTCAGGTCGAGGGGCTGACTAAGTCATTCGGTTCCCAGCGAATTTGGGAAGACGTGACCCTCGATATCCCCGCCGGTGAGGTCAGCGTGCTGCTGGGCCCGTCGGGTACCGGTAAATCTGTGTTCTTGAAGTCGTTGATCGGCCTGCTGCGCCCCGAGCGCGGCAAGATCATCGTCGACGGCACCAACATCATCGAGTGCTCGGCCAAGGAGCTCTACGAGATCCGCACCCTGTTCGGCGTCATGTTCCAGGACGGCGCGCTGTTCGGCTCGATGAACCTCTTCGACAACACTGCCTTCCCGCTTCGTGAGCACACGAAGAAGAAGGAAAGCGAAATCCGCCAGATCGTCATGGAAAAGCTCGACATGGTCGGCTTGGGTGGCGACGAGAACAAGTTCCCCGGTGAGATCTCCGGCGGTATGCGCAAGCGTGCCGGACTGGCGCGCTCACTGGTGCTCGACCCGCAGATCATCCTCTGCGACGAGCCCGACTCCGGTTTGGACCCGGTTCGCACCGCGTACCTGTCCCAGTTGCTGATCGACATCAACGCTCAGATCGACGCCACGATCCTGATCGTGACGCACAACATCAACATCGCCCGTACGGTGCCCGACAACATCGGCATGCTGTTCCGCAAGCACCTGGTCATGTTCGGTCCCCGCGAGGTGCTGTTGACCAGTGACGAGCCGGTGGTGCGTCAGTTCCTCAACGGTCGCCGTATTGGCCCGATCGGCATGTCGGAGGAGAAGGACGAGGCGCAGATGGCCGAGGAGCAGGCCATGGTCGACGCCGGCCACCACGACGGCGGTGTCGAAGAGATCGAAGGCGTGCCGCCCCAGCTGACGGTCACCCCGGGCATCCCGGAACGCGACGCCGTCCGACGCCGCCAGGAGCGGGTCCGCCAGATCCTGCACACCCTTCCCCCGGCCGCCCAGGAGGCCATCCGCGACGACCTCGACGGCACCCACAAACTGCCCAGTCACACTTTCGCCGGTGAAGACGGCAACTGA